A genome region from Brienomyrus brachyistius isolate T26 chromosome 23, BBRACH_0.4, whole genome shotgun sequence includes the following:
- the ppp1r18 gene encoding uncharacterized protein ppp1r18 isoform X1: MSISSLPEWKQLLLDRKRKGEETRERQVREDEKKLASMPAWKREVIQRRKAKQEADGGLQTVDGRSIAENTSEAALPKGSWSICAQGFRNGPESQSQVSVENIGPVQHNPFILSQNVWRGDRRECREELGPDSRAEDGGGVRRAREGDPSKKEQSEESGSCQRDYNIDCDGKKHQNVKCERAGNGGDCGESESPREGERGGHGLRRKGGGDREQKDPSTECPVCPLSVPRLRTIQAENVITAELETSATGKKALRNKRREEEMEAEQEKMKEGRTMNQRSTIEVRGDGTQMKGSEVFVMKPSATVQDRSEACQPMYSERKGSRSGTGANEERHEKEEVICTLGEKEEVPGGDKARSRMKVGRIWKKGEKEAEADRSIREDMEAGASVESFGQVSRLLSKFGEQHKPPLRSKSMDCFTSHDGGGGRGSVEEESALRERESWTKRKEERKEVQGSTVKGVPMRSFRFSDHVISDTENRADGEDCIERKVVELKYSGSGAPQVEGCRESRRVKGDEWEHSEMVHQGCYQLSMQREPSPPKDTGVGGDPDMGEGVSKLGGMGKALQKEWDREREDSSGLVKGIDALAVLGTGDTAMTLRYNDERKDGEMERAWLGAAPRVPWESEMAHHEEEEKVPTVRRKEQPHWNVNAVAERQDILGEEKPRNESLFTERRSFYHTESKRPMCDMDHHSCLPEGRSREKKPESGDRGACITLAHGPFQEGGKADMDGALSRSNTKRVLDGNEDKAVASTMDSSKPGYATAAGEVLIPRTHFYVRERGSNLCVTRQGKQERGKVSVWRSNWEAGQPTVCFESLQEAIGQSGPEKVMEGEGESRIGLGSRWEAYTREKEDMQGKERKMEEDRRRELERELRMKEVIDQQQVSREGKETVISAGRERVGKTQRGPCVYTSSSLSVIQEVGLPKPSPPLPASVSPSQLLLAAKAEARASSAATPVAAASPHIQERQEQERQHVEDPESSQKGRRFTEEEGKEEEKCAHSLSPSLTTSIDVPPSSSSPTLPSDVNMSRIYNQKPVVPRSTLSIGERKTEKMSPTLKVQGRESALQSHRLPLTQDNLQQKGEILEQQSLPRMELKPTWWQACQRKPKEEMNTRGQEAQMETVRQQVKLLKLEAEPQVPSKTSNQQELLKGSHLQLEDSSKPSLFLQQYEKVNQRTFPKDQETSNGTKPTQQLSNQKLPLKQQPPNQCQPSRSFTVNPKSSPVLENPPQIQECKDVVTPSASLSPSSSSPSTLPSAPLFSLRNTSAGPGKRGNTITIVPRRSPAVGKPATDPGANRTAPQTQTPISGDASKKRYPTVEEIVVIGGYKKVEKSCLSKHGKTPKGVTVCFNEAQLEQVCEYPSESAMLASLPCSPPDSEKEAEEKMGGQEEEEEEEEETGAFALSSKRVATGKGRVLRVDESCRR; this comes from the exons ATGTCGATCTCCTCTCTGCCAGAGtggaaacagcttctgttggaTCGAAAGAGAAAGGGAGAGGAGACACGAGAGAGGCAAGTGCGAGAAGATGAGAAGAAACTGGCCAGCATGCCTGCTTGGAAGCGTGAGGTCATCCAGCGGAGGAAAGCAAAGCAGGAGGCTGATGGGGGACTCCAGACCGTGGATGGCAGGTCTATCGCAGAGAACACGAGTGAGGCAGCGCTGCCCAAGGGCTCCTGGTCCATCTGTGCTCAAGGGTTCAGAAATGGGCCAGAATCTCAAAGCCAGGTCTCAGTGGAGAACATAGGGCCGGTTCAGCACAACCCATTCATTCTCTCACAGAATGTATGGAGGGGTGATAGAAGGGAGTGCAGGGAAGAGCTTGGGCCAGACAGCAGGGCTGAAGATGGAGGTGGAGTAAGAAGGGCAAGAGAAGGAGATCCATCTAAGAAGGAGCAGAGTGAGGAATCTGGGAGTTGCCAGAGAGATTATAATATAGACTGTGATGGAAAGAAACATCAAAATGTAAAGTGTGAGAGAGCGGGGAATGGAGGTGACTGTGGGGAAAGTGAAAGTCcaagggaaggagagagaggaggacaCGGCCTGAGGAggaaaggaggaggagacagaGAGCAAAAGGACCCGAGCACTGAGTGTCCCGTCTGTCCACTATCTGTCCCACGTCTTAGGACTATCCAGGCTGAGAATGTCATCACTGCTGAATTGGAGACCAGTGCTACAGGAAAGAAGGCGCTGAGAAATAAAAGGAGGGAGGAGGAAATGGAGGCAGAACAGGAGAAAATGAAAGAAGGGAGGACCATGAACCAGAGGAGCACCATAGAGGTTAGAGGAGATGGGACACAAATGAAAGGTTCTGAGGTGTTTGTGATGAAACCCTCGGCCACTGTACAGGACAGGAGTGAGGCATGCCAGCCAATGTACAGCGAGAGAAAGGGGAgcaggtcaggaacaggagctaatGAGGAGAGGCATGAGAAAGAGGAGGTGATCTGTACACTGGGAGAAAAGGAGGAGGTGCCTGGAGGGGATAAAGCTAGGAGCAGAATGAAAGTAGGCAGGATATGGAAAAAAGGTGAGAAGGAAGCAGAAGCTGATAGGAGCATCAGGGAGGACATGGAGGCAGGGGCCTCAGTGGAGAGCTTTGGGCAGGTCAGCCGTCTGCTGAGCAAATTCGGAGAGCAGCACAAACCTCCATTGCGATCCAAAAGCATGGACTGTTTCACCTCTCATGATGGAGGTGGAGGAAGGGGGAGTGTGGAGGAAGAATCTGCCCTCAGGGAAAGGGAAAGCTGGACTAAGAGAAAAGAGGAGAGGAAGGAGGTACAAGGCTCCACTGTCAAGGGGGTTCCAATGAGGTCCTTCAGGTTCTCCGACCATGTGATTTCTGATACAGAGAACAGGGCCGATGGTGAAGACTGCATTGAAAGGAAGGTGGTAGAACTGAAATACTCTGGCAGTGGGGCACCACAGGTGGAGGGCTGCCGGGAAAGTAGGAGGGTCAAAGGAGATGAGTGGGAGCACTCAGAGATGGTGCATCAAGGCTGTTACCAGCTGTCAATGCAAAGAGAGCCAAGCCCGCCCAAGGATACAGGAGTTGGGGGAGACCCAGACATGGGAGAGGGAGTTTCTAAACTTGGTGGGATGGGTAAAGCCCTGCAGAAAGAGTGGGATAGGGAGAGGGAGGATTCATCTGGGTTAGTCAAAGGCATAGATGCTTTGGCAGTGCTTGGTACTGGGGATACAGCCATGACCCTGAGATACAATGACGAAAGAAAGGATGGTGAGATGGAGAGAGCATGGTTAGGAGCAGCACCGAGGGTGCCATGGGAGAGTGAAATGGCACACcacgaggaagaggagaaggtaCCAACTGTAAGAAGGAAAGAGCAGCCACACTGGAACGTTAATGCAGTTGCAGAAAGGCAAGACATTCTCGGGGAAGAGAAGCCCAGAAATGAGTCATTGTTTACAGAACGCAGAAGCTTCTACCACACGGAATCTAAAAGGCCAATGTGTGACATGGATCACCACAGCTGTTTGCCTGAGGGGAGGTCCAGAGAGAAGAAACCAGAGTCGGGGGACAGGGGGGCTTGCATAACTTTGGCACATGGGCCCTTTCAGGAGGGAGGGAAGGCAGATATGGATGGAGCCCTCAGTAGGTCAAATACCAAGAGGGTTCTAGATGGAAACGAGGATAAGGCAGTGGCTTCTACCATGGACTCCAGTAAACCAGGATATGCTACAGCCGCGGGAGAAGTTCTGATCCCAAGAACTCATTTTTATGTGCGGGAGAGAGGATCTAATTTGTGtgtcacaaggcaggggaagcAAGAAAGGGGAAAGGTGTCAGTGTGGAGGAGTAACTGGGAAGCTGGACAGCCTACAGTTTGTTTTGAGTCACTGCAAGAAGCGATTGGGCAGAGCGGGCCGGAGAAAGTAATGGAAGGTGAAGGAGAGTCTAGGATTGGTCTTGGGAGCAGGTGGGAGGCGTATACAAGAGAAAAGGAGGATATGCAGGGTAAGGAAAGGAAAATGGAAGAAGACAGGAGGAGGGAGTTGGAGAGAGAACTGCGAATGAAAGAAGTGATTGACCAGCAGCAAGTCAGCCGAGAGGGGAAGGAGACTGTAATAtcagcagggagagagagagtcgGGAAAACACAGAGAGGGCCTTGCGTATACACATCCAGCTCTCTAAGCGTCATACAGGAAGTAGGCTTGCCCAAGCCCAGCCCCCCACTTCCTGCTAGTGTCTCACCCTCACAGTTGCTGCTAGCTGCAAAAGCAGAAGCCAGGGCCTCCTCTGCTGCTACCCCTGTAGCGGCCGCTTCTCCTCACATTCAAGAAAGACAAGAGCAAGAAAGACAACATGTAGAAGACCCCGAGAGCAGCCAGAAGGGGAGACGTTTCACAGAAGAAGAAGGCAAAGAAGAGGAAAAGTGCGCACATAGTCTGTCTCCTTCCCTGACTACCTCCATTGACGTCCCTCCATCCTCTTCTTCCCCTACTTTGCCCTCCGACGTCAACATGAGCCGAATTTACAATCAGAAGCCGGTGGTCCCCAGGTCCACTCTGTCCATTGGTGAGAGGAAGACTGAGAAGATGTCTCCAACTCTCAAAGTACAGGGGCGGGAGTCTGCATTACAGAGCCATCGCTTACCACTAACGCAAGACAATCTCCAGCAAAAAGGGGAGATACTGGAGCAACAGAGCCTGCCGAGGATGGAGCTGAAACCAACCTGGTGGCAGGCCTGTCAACGGAAGCCAAAGGAGGAGATGAACACCCGCGGCCAGGAGGCCCAAATGGAGACAGTGCGGCAGCAGGTTAAGCTGTTAAAGCTAGAAGCTGAGCCCCAAGTCCCCAGCAAAACCTCCAACCAGCAAGAACTGTTGAAAGGCAGCCATTTACAACTAGAAGACAGCTCAAAACCATCACTGTTCCTGCAACAGTATGAGAAAGTCAACCAACGGACATTTCCAAAGGACCAGGAAACTAGTAACGGGACAAAACCCACGCAGCAACTAAGCAACCAGAAACTACCTCTGAAGCAACAACCACCAAATCAGTGTCAACCATCCAGATCCTTCACCGTCAACCCTAAATCTAGTCCTGTCCTTGAGAATCCCCCTCAAATCCAGGAATGCAAAGATGTGGTCACCCCCTCTGCTTCTCTGTCCCCTTCTTCCTCTTCTCCCTCCACCCTCCCAAGTGCTCCACTCTTCTCCCTCCGGAACACTTCAGCAGGTCCTGGCAAAAGAGGCAACACCATCACTATTGTCCCCAGGAGATCTCCAGCAGTGGGCAAGCCTGCTACCGACCCGGGGGCTAACAGGACAGCCCCCCAGACCCAGACGCCTATATCCGGGGATGCCAGCAAGAAAAGATACCCCACAGTCGAAGAAATAGTGGTGATTGGGGGATATAAGAAGGTAGAGAAGTCCTGCTTGTccaagcatggaaaaactcctaAAGGG GTGACGGTGTGTTTCAATGAGGCACAGCTAGAACAGGTGTGCGAGTACCCGTCGGAGAGCGCCATGCTGGCCTCCCTCCCCTGCTCCCCCCCAGACTCTGAGaaagaggccgaggagaagatgggggggcaggaggaggaggaagaggaggaggaggagacagGAGCATTTGCACTGAGCAGCAAGAGAGTGGCCACTGGAAAAGGCCGAGTTCTCAGAGTGG ATGAGTCATGTCGACGATAA
- the ppp1r18 gene encoding uncharacterized protein ppp1r18 isoform X2, with protein MPAWKREVIQRRKAKQEADGGLQTVDGRSIAENTSEAALPKGSWSICAQGFRNGPESQSQVSVENIGPVQHNPFILSQNVWRGDRRECREELGPDSRAEDGGGVRRAREGDPSKKEQSEESGSCQRDYNIDCDGKKHQNVKCERAGNGGDCGESESPREGERGGHGLRRKGGGDREQKDPSTECPVCPLSVPRLRTIQAENVITAELETSATGKKALRNKRREEEMEAEQEKMKEGRTMNQRSTIEVRGDGTQMKGSEVFVMKPSATVQDRSEACQPMYSERKGSRSGTGANEERHEKEEVICTLGEKEEVPGGDKARSRMKVGRIWKKGEKEAEADRSIREDMEAGASVESFGQVSRLLSKFGEQHKPPLRSKSMDCFTSHDGGGGRGSVEEESALRERESWTKRKEERKEVQGSTVKGVPMRSFRFSDHVISDTENRADGEDCIERKVVELKYSGSGAPQVEGCRESRRVKGDEWEHSEMVHQGCYQLSMQREPSPPKDTGVGGDPDMGEGVSKLGGMGKALQKEWDREREDSSGLVKGIDALAVLGTGDTAMTLRYNDERKDGEMERAWLGAAPRVPWESEMAHHEEEEKVPTVRRKEQPHWNVNAVAERQDILGEEKPRNESLFTERRSFYHTESKRPMCDMDHHSCLPEGRSREKKPESGDRGACITLAHGPFQEGGKADMDGALSRSNTKRVLDGNEDKAVASTMDSSKPGYATAAGEVLIPRTHFYVRERGSNLCVTRQGKQERGKVSVWRSNWEAGQPTVCFESLQEAIGQSGPEKVMEGEGESRIGLGSRWEAYTREKEDMQGKERKMEEDRRRELERELRMKEVIDQQQVSREGKETVISAGRERVGKTQRGPCVYTSSSLSVIQEVGLPKPSPPLPASVSPSQLLLAAKAEARASSAATPVAAASPHIQERQEQERQHVEDPESSQKGRRFTEEEGKEEEKCAHSLSPSLTTSIDVPPSSSSPTLPSDVNMSRIYNQKPVVPRSTLSIGERKTEKMSPTLKVQGRESALQSHRLPLTQDNLQQKGEILEQQSLPRMELKPTWWQACQRKPKEEMNTRGQEAQMETVRQQVKLLKLEAEPQVPSKTSNQQELLKGSHLQLEDSSKPSLFLQQYEKVNQRTFPKDQETSNGTKPTQQLSNQKLPLKQQPPNQCQPSRSFTVNPKSSPVLENPPQIQECKDVVTPSASLSPSSSSPSTLPSAPLFSLRNTSAGPGKRGNTITIVPRRSPAVGKPATDPGANRTAPQTQTPISGDASKKRYPTVEEIVVIGGYKKVEKSCLSKHGKTPKGVTVCFNEAQLEQVCEYPSESAMLASLPCSPPDSEKEAEEKMGGQEEEEEEEEETGAFALSSKRVATGKGRVLRVDESCRR; from the exons ATGCCTGCTTGGAAGCGTGAGGTCATCCAGCGGAGGAAAGCAAAGCAGGAGGCTGATGGGGGACTCCAGACCGTGGATGGCAGGTCTATCGCAGAGAACACGAGTGAGGCAGCGCTGCCCAAGGGCTCCTGGTCCATCTGTGCTCAAGGGTTCAGAAATGGGCCAGAATCTCAAAGCCAGGTCTCAGTGGAGAACATAGGGCCGGTTCAGCACAACCCATTCATTCTCTCACAGAATGTATGGAGGGGTGATAGAAGGGAGTGCAGGGAAGAGCTTGGGCCAGACAGCAGGGCTGAAGATGGAGGTGGAGTAAGAAGGGCAAGAGAAGGAGATCCATCTAAGAAGGAGCAGAGTGAGGAATCTGGGAGTTGCCAGAGAGATTATAATATAGACTGTGATGGAAAGAAACATCAAAATGTAAAGTGTGAGAGAGCGGGGAATGGAGGTGACTGTGGGGAAAGTGAAAGTCcaagggaaggagagagaggaggacaCGGCCTGAGGAggaaaggaggaggagacagaGAGCAAAAGGACCCGAGCACTGAGTGTCCCGTCTGTCCACTATCTGTCCCACGTCTTAGGACTATCCAGGCTGAGAATGTCATCACTGCTGAATTGGAGACCAGTGCTACAGGAAAGAAGGCGCTGAGAAATAAAAGGAGGGAGGAGGAAATGGAGGCAGAACAGGAGAAAATGAAAGAAGGGAGGACCATGAACCAGAGGAGCACCATAGAGGTTAGAGGAGATGGGACACAAATGAAAGGTTCTGAGGTGTTTGTGATGAAACCCTCGGCCACTGTACAGGACAGGAGTGAGGCATGCCAGCCAATGTACAGCGAGAGAAAGGGGAgcaggtcaggaacaggagctaatGAGGAGAGGCATGAGAAAGAGGAGGTGATCTGTACACTGGGAGAAAAGGAGGAGGTGCCTGGAGGGGATAAAGCTAGGAGCAGAATGAAAGTAGGCAGGATATGGAAAAAAGGTGAGAAGGAAGCAGAAGCTGATAGGAGCATCAGGGAGGACATGGAGGCAGGGGCCTCAGTGGAGAGCTTTGGGCAGGTCAGCCGTCTGCTGAGCAAATTCGGAGAGCAGCACAAACCTCCATTGCGATCCAAAAGCATGGACTGTTTCACCTCTCATGATGGAGGTGGAGGAAGGGGGAGTGTGGAGGAAGAATCTGCCCTCAGGGAAAGGGAAAGCTGGACTAAGAGAAAAGAGGAGAGGAAGGAGGTACAAGGCTCCACTGTCAAGGGGGTTCCAATGAGGTCCTTCAGGTTCTCCGACCATGTGATTTCTGATACAGAGAACAGGGCCGATGGTGAAGACTGCATTGAAAGGAAGGTGGTAGAACTGAAATACTCTGGCAGTGGGGCACCACAGGTGGAGGGCTGCCGGGAAAGTAGGAGGGTCAAAGGAGATGAGTGGGAGCACTCAGAGATGGTGCATCAAGGCTGTTACCAGCTGTCAATGCAAAGAGAGCCAAGCCCGCCCAAGGATACAGGAGTTGGGGGAGACCCAGACATGGGAGAGGGAGTTTCTAAACTTGGTGGGATGGGTAAAGCCCTGCAGAAAGAGTGGGATAGGGAGAGGGAGGATTCATCTGGGTTAGTCAAAGGCATAGATGCTTTGGCAGTGCTTGGTACTGGGGATACAGCCATGACCCTGAGATACAATGACGAAAGAAAGGATGGTGAGATGGAGAGAGCATGGTTAGGAGCAGCACCGAGGGTGCCATGGGAGAGTGAAATGGCACACcacgaggaagaggagaaggtaCCAACTGTAAGAAGGAAAGAGCAGCCACACTGGAACGTTAATGCAGTTGCAGAAAGGCAAGACATTCTCGGGGAAGAGAAGCCCAGAAATGAGTCATTGTTTACAGAACGCAGAAGCTTCTACCACACGGAATCTAAAAGGCCAATGTGTGACATGGATCACCACAGCTGTTTGCCTGAGGGGAGGTCCAGAGAGAAGAAACCAGAGTCGGGGGACAGGGGGGCTTGCATAACTTTGGCACATGGGCCCTTTCAGGAGGGAGGGAAGGCAGATATGGATGGAGCCCTCAGTAGGTCAAATACCAAGAGGGTTCTAGATGGAAACGAGGATAAGGCAGTGGCTTCTACCATGGACTCCAGTAAACCAGGATATGCTACAGCCGCGGGAGAAGTTCTGATCCCAAGAACTCATTTTTATGTGCGGGAGAGAGGATCTAATTTGTGtgtcacaaggcaggggaagcAAGAAAGGGGAAAGGTGTCAGTGTGGAGGAGTAACTGGGAAGCTGGACAGCCTACAGTTTGTTTTGAGTCACTGCAAGAAGCGATTGGGCAGAGCGGGCCGGAGAAAGTAATGGAAGGTGAAGGAGAGTCTAGGATTGGTCTTGGGAGCAGGTGGGAGGCGTATACAAGAGAAAAGGAGGATATGCAGGGTAAGGAAAGGAAAATGGAAGAAGACAGGAGGAGGGAGTTGGAGAGAGAACTGCGAATGAAAGAAGTGATTGACCAGCAGCAAGTCAGCCGAGAGGGGAAGGAGACTGTAATAtcagcagggagagagagagtcgGGAAAACACAGAGAGGGCCTTGCGTATACACATCCAGCTCTCTAAGCGTCATACAGGAAGTAGGCTTGCCCAAGCCCAGCCCCCCACTTCCTGCTAGTGTCTCACCCTCACAGTTGCTGCTAGCTGCAAAAGCAGAAGCCAGGGCCTCCTCTGCTGCTACCCCTGTAGCGGCCGCTTCTCCTCACATTCAAGAAAGACAAGAGCAAGAAAGACAACATGTAGAAGACCCCGAGAGCAGCCAGAAGGGGAGACGTTTCACAGAAGAAGAAGGCAAAGAAGAGGAAAAGTGCGCACATAGTCTGTCTCCTTCCCTGACTACCTCCATTGACGTCCCTCCATCCTCTTCTTCCCCTACTTTGCCCTCCGACGTCAACATGAGCCGAATTTACAATCAGAAGCCGGTGGTCCCCAGGTCCACTCTGTCCATTGGTGAGAGGAAGACTGAGAAGATGTCTCCAACTCTCAAAGTACAGGGGCGGGAGTCTGCATTACAGAGCCATCGCTTACCACTAACGCAAGACAATCTCCAGCAAAAAGGGGAGATACTGGAGCAACAGAGCCTGCCGAGGATGGAGCTGAAACCAACCTGGTGGCAGGCCTGTCAACGGAAGCCAAAGGAGGAGATGAACACCCGCGGCCAGGAGGCCCAAATGGAGACAGTGCGGCAGCAGGTTAAGCTGTTAAAGCTAGAAGCTGAGCCCCAAGTCCCCAGCAAAACCTCCAACCAGCAAGAACTGTTGAAAGGCAGCCATTTACAACTAGAAGACAGCTCAAAACCATCACTGTTCCTGCAACAGTATGAGAAAGTCAACCAACGGACATTTCCAAAGGACCAGGAAACTAGTAACGGGACAAAACCCACGCAGCAACTAAGCAACCAGAAACTACCTCTGAAGCAACAACCACCAAATCAGTGTCAACCATCCAGATCCTTCACCGTCAACCCTAAATCTAGTCCTGTCCTTGAGAATCCCCCTCAAATCCAGGAATGCAAAGATGTGGTCACCCCCTCTGCTTCTCTGTCCCCTTCTTCCTCTTCTCCCTCCACCCTCCCAAGTGCTCCACTCTTCTCCCTCCGGAACACTTCAGCAGGTCCTGGCAAAAGAGGCAACACCATCACTATTGTCCCCAGGAGATCTCCAGCAGTGGGCAAGCCTGCTACCGACCCGGGGGCTAACAGGACAGCCCCCCAGACCCAGACGCCTATATCCGGGGATGCCAGCAAGAAAAGATACCCCACAGTCGAAGAAATAGTGGTGATTGGGGGATATAAGAAGGTAGAGAAGTCCTGCTTGTccaagcatggaaaaactcctaAAGGG GTGACGGTGTGTTTCAATGAGGCACAGCTAGAACAGGTGTGCGAGTACCCGTCGGAGAGCGCCATGCTGGCCTCCCTCCCCTGCTCCCCCCCAGACTCTGAGaaagaggccgaggagaagatgggggggcaggaggaggaggaagaggaggaggaggagacagGAGCATTTGCACTGAGCAGCAAGAGAGTGGCCACTGGAAAAGGCCGAGTTCTCAGAGTGG ATGAGTCATGTCGACGATAA